The genomic window CATAACTTGCATCACTTATGTATTTTATGATGGGAGGGGGTACGACAATAATGTAATGCAGTACAATCCGAACTTATTTTTCTTTTTCATAATAAACCTTGTTAATACACAACGCAAAAAAAAATTGCTGTAAAGTTTCATTTATGTGCATAAGAAAAAGCCCTCAAAAAAATCTTCAAGGGCTTTGTAATCTATTACAATTGAAATATTACATGTCTTCAAACCGCTCGACACATTCGATGTTTTGTTTTTTCAATTCTTCAAGAACGGGCAGGTAGATCTCAGGATCGACAGGTATCTTCACACCCTTTTCCTGTATCTTTCCTTCAAGAATGAGCTTCACTGCGATCGCAGCAGGCAGTCCAACGGTTCGTGACATCGAAGAGTCACCATTCGGAATACCATAATCGATCATGGTCGAAGTAATATGCTGTTTCTTGTCCGGAAATTTTGCAATAAAATCATGGTGAAGTACGAGCAGGTCTCGTTCACCCGGTTCGTAATTCAGTTTATTGTTCAGAGCATGACAGAATACGTCCATTGCTGTTCCTTCATCAAGACCAATGATGATATCGCTGAGAAGTCCAAGCCATTCAATTCGGTAGATCGGGTTGGCATCAATTGGAAGTTCCCACTGCGCTGCGAGGTTTTCTTTGAGCGATGTATGAGTATCGGTTGTCACGAAATTTATCATGAAATCTGCATACGTAATGCCCGTGAGGTCATACTTCTTCTCATCATCGAGAAGACCGAGGTCAACGATCTTTTTCATGGTTGCGCACCATCCGGGATAGCGCAGGGTACCGCGAAACATGGTCTTTGTATTTTCAATACTATATAGATCGACATAAGGAACCGAATTTCTATTTGGATATCCCTCGAGCGTGCCGAATTCAGGAATCTCGACTTCCCAGTGATGGGCAAAGAGTTCCGGTCCGGGAATATCGATGATCTCGCCATCCTCGAGCCACTTTGATGCATTCTTTCCTGCCATGACTACGCCGCGTGGGCTCCATGAAAATTTGTAACCCCAGGGATTGGTATTTGCTTCAGGAGCTGGAAGTCCACCGCAGTATGATCTGAAACTGAGGATCCTTCCGTTTTGTTCTTTCACACCGTCTATAACTCTCATTGCTGACATGTGATCGATACCGGGATCGACGCCGATCTCATTAAGAATGAGCACATCAGCATCACGGGCATCCTCGTCCAGTTCGCGCATTGCATCGCTTACATAGGATGTTGTGACCATGTGTTTACCGTGTTTGATGCAGAGTTTTGCCACTTTCACATGATAGACATAGGGCAGTAAGCTAACAGAGAGATCGTGCTCAGAAACCAGTTTATCAAGCATATCATCATCCTGAACATTCAACTCGACAGGCTTCCCATTTGGATGACCGGCAACCAGCTTTTCAGCTTTGCTGACCGTTCTGCTTGCCACAGTCACCATAAAATCTTTTTGAGCAAGAAGATAGTTCACATGAGGTCTGGATACCAATCCAGCTCCTAGAATAAGTACTTTTTTCATTGAAATATCCTTTCGTATCTTATAAAAACTTTTTGATGTATTTGTAATTCTCTGTAAGTTTGCCATTATAAAGGATCAAGGCATTCTCGAGTTCAAATGGTAGATCGGTTCTATCAAGTTTACCATCTTCGTGAGTTTTGACAAGCTGGGGAACAAAATCGATCAATGCTTTGCTGAAAGCCATTGACGCATCTCTCGGTATTTCACAGGGAAGATTATCCCGACCGACAACAATAACGCCCTTTGCTTCGTTGCCATCTACTACAGCATCGGTGTGTGGGTCGTAGGTATAGGTAGGATTATCAGGCTCGGTTATTTTACTGGTTATTTCAATCGCTCCTTCTATATCGCAGCTAACATCCCCAATTACCTTAAGTTTGAGTGGTTCGCCATCTTTTGTGATATTCTTCAATGCCTTTTTGGTTACCAATCGAGGGCTTCCAAGCGACCAGTAGATGCAGTTCATCAGAATCGTAAGGTGGGGTATATATTGAGTAAACTGAGATACATATTTTTTTGGATGAGCGAAATAATCCTGTAATTCGAATTGCGCAGATCGGTCTTTTGGTACAACCATATCGATCTCTTTGAAAACAACCTTATAAAGATGTCTGTTCGAAATATTTTTGTCCTTTAATGAAAGAAGTTCCTGAGGTGTTATATCGATGTGCGGTAAACAATCCAATATTTCCTGTGCACCTTTAGACACATTGCCATAGCCTGTAAAACCTACAACGAGAGGACATATGTCATCCGGAAGTCCCTGAGCTGAAATATTCTCTGCAATATTTTTGAGGGAGTTCTTTATATCTTCGACTGAGTGATATTCATACGCCTTTTTTATTGTTTCAAAAGGAGTTTTCAAACCTTCATGTTTCAATCGCTGTCCATATGCCCAGAGCGCATCGATCATACCAGCAATACCTGCATGACGTCCAAAAAAAATCAAGCGCTGATACTTATCATTCACGATCTTTTCATAATCGATGAGATTGCATTTAAGGTCCATCATACACTTGAGCATCGGCATGTTATAAAGCTGTCCTTTGATCACATGAGAGAAAAACACATAGGTTTTTCCGCGCTGGAAGAAGGATTTTGGTATTTCTTTCACACCGAATACAACATCGCAATCCGAAAGGTCTTCCTGAACGTTTGCACCTGCTTGTTTGTACTCATCATCGGTAAAAACACGAATTTTTGAAGGTTCAATAAAGGTTTGTATGCTGAATTCATCATGTAGGAGTTTTACATGCTCCGGCGTGATTGCCACGCGACGTTCCCAGGTGCTTTTATCTTCTCTTCGTATTCCTATCTTCATATTATATCTCGTCAAAAACCTGTTTTATTCGTTTCAACGCATCCCTGAGCTGATCTTCGGTAATTACCAACGGCGGAGCAAAACGAATGATGTGTTCGTGAGTTGGTTTGGCAAGAACGCCTTTGTCTTTGAGTTTCAGGCAGACCTTCCATGCATCGATGCCGTCTTTAGGTTTGATGACTACGGCATTGAGCAAACCTTTTCCCCGCACGATTTCAATGAGTGGAGAGTCTATTGCTTCGAGTTCAGCGCGAAAGATCTTTCCCAATCTTTCTGCATTTTCTGTAAGATGTTCTTCTTTGATGACTTTGAGAGCTGCGGTTGCAACAGCGCATGCAAGCGGAAACCCGCCAAAGGTCGAACCGTGCTCACCCGGATTGATGGTCAGCATTATTTCTCTGCTGGAAAGAACAGCGCTGATTGGAAGCACGCCGCCAGAAATTGCCTTTCCAAGGATTAGAACATCAGGTTTGACTTCTTCATAATCACATGCGAGCAGACGACCTGTTCGTCCAATACCGGACTGGACTTCGTCAGCTACGAAAAGAACATTATATTGTTTACAGATATCATAGCATTTTTTGATGTAACCCTCATCCGGCACATATACGCCAGCTTCACCCTGAATTGGTTCGACGATAAATGCGCATACTTCTTCACCCTGTTCTTTGAGAACTTCTTCAAGAGCTTGAGGGTCGTTATACGGAATTTTAATGATGCCGGGAAGGAATGGACCAAAATGGGTTCTGCAATCAGGATCGGTGGAGGCAGAAATAACACCTATCGTTCTTCCATGAAAATTATTTTCACAGAAGATTATCTTTGCTTTGTTGTCTTCGATCCCTTTT from Candidatus Cloacimonadota bacterium includes these protein-coding regions:
- the rocD gene encoding ornithine--oxo-acid transaminase, with translation MADKLEFGNISSKKAMELEETYGAHNYHPLPVVIAKGDGPFVWDPEGNKYYDFLSAYSAVNQGHCHPKIINALTEQAKVLTLTSRAFFNNKLGEYEKFVTEYFGFEMVLPMNTGVEGVETAMKLSRRWGYVKKGIEDNKAKIIFCENNFHGRTIGVISASTDPDCRTHFGPFLPGIIKIPYNDPQALEEVLKEQGEEVCAFIVEPIQGEAGVYVPDEGYIKKCYDICKQYNVLFVADEVQSGIGRTGRLLACDYEEVKPDVLILGKAISGGVLPISAVLSSREIMLTINPGEHGSTFGGFPLACAVATAALKVIKEEHLTENAERLGKIFRAELEAIDSPLIEIVRGKGLLNAVVIKPKDGIDAWKVCLKLKDKGVLAKPTHEHIIRFAPPLVITEDQLRDALKRIKQVFDEI
- a CDS encoding saccharopine dehydrogenase NADP-binding domain-containing protein, whose product is MANLQRITNTSKSFYKIRKDISMKKVLILGAGLVSRPHVNYLLAQKDFMVTVASRTVSKAEKLVAGHPNGKPVELNVQDDDMLDKLVSEHDLSVSLLPYVYHVKVAKLCIKHGKHMVTTSYVSDAMRELDEDARDADVLILNEIGVDPGIDHMSAMRVIDGVKEQNGRILSFRSYCGGLPAPEANTNPWGYKFSWSPRGVVMAGKNASKWLEDGEIIDIPGPELFAHHWEVEIPEFGTLEGYPNRNSVPYVDLYSIENTKTMFRGTLRYPGWCATMKKIVDLGLLDDEKKYDLTGITYADFMINFVTTDTHTSLKENLAAQWELPIDANPIYRIEWLGLLSDIIIGLDEGTAMDVFCHALNNKLNYEPGERDLLVLHHDFIAKFPDKKQHITSTMIDYGIPNGDSSMSRTVGLPAAIAVKLILEGKIQEKGVKIPVDPEIYLPVLEELKKQNIECVERFEDM